One part of the Desulfurobacterium pacificum genome encodes these proteins:
- a CDS encoding AtpZ/AtpI family protein has protein sequence MGKLKDYIERTSYMMVGVQFALSIIIGLVIGYYLDKWLKTFPLMTIFWLLIGFAAGLKNLYRELKKVAK, from the coding sequence GTGGGTAAACTTAAAGACTACATAGAAAGAACTTCTTACATGATGGTGGGGGTGCAGTTCGCCCTCTCCATCATTATTGGATTAGTAATTGGCTATTATCTTGACAAGTGGTTGAAAACTTTCCCTCTAATGACAATATTTTGGTTGCTGATAGGATTTGCTGCAGGACTGAAAAACCTTTACAGGGAACTTAAAAAGGTAGCAAAGTGA
- the hemL gene encoding glutamate-1-semialdehyde 2,1-aminomutase, which yields MNVRRSKELFEEAKKYIPGGVNSPVRAFKSVGDTPRFIAKAKGSHIWDVDGNEYIDYVCSWGPMILGHAHPSVVEGIKEQAEKGTSYGAPTELEVKLAKMIVEMVPSVEKVRMVNSGTEATMSAIRLARGYTGRNKVIKFEGGYHGHVDALLVKAGSGLTTFGVPTSPGIPEDFAKHTITVPFNDIDALKKVIDEVGNDVAAVIMEPVMANAGLIIPEEGYLEKVRELTAEKGIVLIFDEVITGFRLSPGGAQQYFNITPDLSCFGKIIGGGLPVGAFGGKKEIMDYLAPEGPVYQAGTLSGNPLAMIAGIKTLEELQKPGVYESLREKTNKLSEGLKEAAKKAGIYDKLCFKQIESISIVYFTNKDVKNYQDALTSNTEAYAVFFRKMLEQGVYLAPSQFEVAFMSTAHTEEDIEKTIKAAEVAFKEAANLL from the coding sequence ATGAACGTTAGACGCTCAAAAGAACTCTTTGAAGAAGCGAAAAAGTACATACCAGGTGGAGTTAACAGTCCTGTAAGAGCGTTTAAATCTGTAGGTGATACCCCCAGATTTATAGCAAAAGCGAAAGGTTCTCACATCTGGGACGTTGACGGCAACGAATACATAGATTACGTCTGCTCCTGGGGACCAATGATTTTAGGGCACGCACACCCGTCTGTAGTTGAAGGCATAAAAGAACAGGCTGAAAAAGGAACAAGCTACGGCGCCCCCACAGAATTAGAAGTTAAATTAGCAAAAATGATTGTTGAAATGGTTCCTTCCGTTGAAAAGGTGAGAATGGTCAACTCAGGAACCGAAGCAACAATGTCAGCTATCAGATTGGCAAGAGGATATACAGGAAGAAATAAAGTCATAAAGTTTGAAGGCGGTTACCACGGTCACGTTGACGCTCTCCTTGTAAAAGCCGGTTCTGGTCTTACAACTTTCGGCGTTCCTACAAGTCCTGGCATTCCAGAAGATTTTGCAAAACACACAATTACCGTTCCATTCAACGATATTGACGCTCTAAAAAAAGTTATAGATGAAGTCGGTAATGATGTTGCAGCTGTTATCATGGAACCGGTGATGGCAAATGCAGGACTTATAATTCCAGAAGAAGGTTATCTTGAAAAAGTTAGAGAACTGACTGCAGAAAAAGGCATAGTCCTCATATTTGACGAAGTAATAACCGGATTTAGACTCTCCCCCGGTGGCGCTCAACAGTACTTCAATATTACTCCAGACCTCTCCTGCTTTGGAAAAATTATCGGTGGTGGACTACCAGTAGGTGCTTTTGGTGGAAAGAAGGAAATAATGGACTATCTCGCACCGGAAGGACCTGTTTATCAAGCAGGAACGCTATCAGGTAACCCTCTTGCAATGATTGCAGGTATCAAAACTCTTGAAGAACTGCAAAAGCCAGGTGTATACGAAAGCCTCAGAGAAAAAACAAACAAACTATCTGAAGGTTTAAAGGAAGCCGCAAAGAAAGCAGGCATTTACGACAAACTCTGCTTCAAACAGATAGAAAGTATCTCTATCGTTTACTTCACCAATAAGGACGTCAAGAACTATCAAGATGCCTTAACCTCAAATACCGAAGCCTACGCCGTCTTTTTCAGAAAGATGTTAGAACAGGGCGTTTACCTTGCACCTTCTCAGTTTGAAGTTGCATTTATGTCAACAGCCCACACAGAAGAGGATATAGAAAAGACCATCAAAGCTGCAGAAGTTGCTTTCAAAGAAGCTGCTAATTTGCTTTAA